The genome window GCAAGTTGCAGCCTTCCCATTGGACAACCACTTCCCTTAAAAGCCAACGCGCCTCCACTCTTTGTCCCAAACTCACACGACACACACACTACTCACTCTTCCCCCAAATTCCAATTTTATTACCCTAATTCCGTCGATTACGCCACCATGTCAACGGAGGAGCCACCGTCCTCCACCACCGCCACGTCAGCACTCGACAAACCTCTCCACCTCCTCACCGAAGACGACATTTCTCAACTCACGCGCGAAGACTGCCGCCGCTTCCTCAAACAAAAAGGTTTCGTTTCGTTTCGTTTCATCTAAATTGAAATGAAAATTGTAATTGAAATGGAAATCGGAATTCTAATTGTAAGTTCTGGATGATTTGTAGGGATGAGACGACCTTCGTGGAACAAATCACAGGCGATCCAGCAAGTAATCATGCTGAAAGCACTGCTGGAACCGTCGCCGGACACCGATGACGGTGGCCGGAAACCGTACATTACTTCACGCCAGCAACAAACCCTAGCCACTCGTGTACATCATTAtctttacttttattattatatattattattattgttatcttTAATTAGGAAATACTTATATTGCTAATATAATATTTGTTAACTACTGTTAACAAAGTTAGTAACACGCTTACACTTTATTATATGCTTTTggataatatattattattattgattatGCTTTTTGTATattattagttattattattattactactgtGTTGCTACCTGCTAAGTTTGAAAGGTTGTGTGAAAATGTGGAATGTAGGACCAAAAAGGAACAAGTGCAGATACGGAGATCTCGCTTTCAGCGGAAGAATCAGTAGCTGGTCACCGTAGTAATGATACGGAGAAGGGGGATGTTTTGGGGGATAATGATTCCGCTGCTCCTACTGGGTAACGGTTTTCTTAGATAATGTTGTGGATATCATGTGTAATgatcatagttgtcaatagcgattGCTACCCTCGCTATAGCAAATaacgtagcgtataggtctagTCTCGCTATAGCCTCTGTAGCGATGGTAGCGaactttaactttttttttttgcttttttaaaaaaatataaatagaaattaaatatagctatagaatagctggatttta of Helianthus annuus cultivar XRQ/B chromosome 1, HanXRQr2.0-SUNRISE, whole genome shotgun sequence contains these proteins:
- the LOC110864087 gene encoding protein TIFY 4B isoform X2, with product MSTEEPPSSTTATSALDKPLHLLTEDDISQLTREDCRRFLKQKGMRRPSWNKSQAIQQVIMLKALLEPSPDTDDGGRKPYITSRQQQTLATRDQKGTSADTEISLSAEESVAGHRSNDTEKGDVLGDNDSAAPTGIVGGIEEKKGQMTIFYSGKVNVYDDVPADKAQALFQLAASPLQFSQEDPLDGKTLQSPSINAGRDFPSVLSPVLQTVRMTDNYRLHKEENHISREDNSGEGSASRKASVQRYLEKKKDR